In Deltaproteobacteria bacterium, the DNA window TTGGCGACCGCCCATCCCCGAACTTCGTCGCGGAAGTTCACTCGGCTATGCGGAGTTCCCGCTCACTCATCGTCCACCGCGCCGGTGCTGCCGCCGTCGGCAAGAACCTTGTGATACTCAGCGATGACTTTCTCTTCGATCATGCGGCGCGTTTCATTGTTGATCGGATGAGCGATGTCCTTATACGTTCCGTCCTTGCGCTTCTTGCTCGGCATCGAGACAAAAAAGCCGGTAGCACTATGTATGATCTTCAAGTCACGGATCACGAAGCAGTGATCGATCGTGATCGTGACATAAGCCTTAAGTTTTTCTT includes these proteins:
- the spoVG gene encoding septation regulator SpoVG — its product is MQVTEVRVFPVDEEKLKAYVTITIDHCFVIRDLKIIHSATGFFVSMPSKKRKDGTYKDIAHPINNETRRMIEEKVIAEYHKVLADGGSTGAVDDE